A window of the Pararge aegeria chromosome 2, ilParAegt1.1, whole genome shotgun sequence genome harbors these coding sequences:
- the LOC120631353 gene encoding keratin, type I cytoskeletal 9-like, giving the protein MKFICTFLLLSLVSVAKSAPANGFVFPDERRQDRKLEPIITPPVLPVLEHLERDPSTLLPGERGAVNHVKPRFGFGSGFNVKPTGNGGLTASISSSANGAGASHSASQSFSFGFNEGFSASHSASQASSFNGFGNGFSGSQASSQAASFNGAGASGSTSSASALGGGFNGLSGSQSASSGFGFNSLNNFPNDPVSFGDGLLDVRHRGVPNFSFPDLARRHKALTAATFKSLPFGNNDDFLALLVSN; this is encoded by the exons ATGAAGTTCATCTGCACGTTTTTACTCTTATCCCTAGTTAGTGTGGCGAAGTCAGCGCCGGCGAATGGCTTTGTATTCCCTGATGAACGGAGACAGGATAGAAAGCTGGAGCCGATAATCACACCTCCAGTCCTACCAGTTTTGGAGCATTTAGAGCGTGATCCCAGCACTCTGTTACCTGGTGAGCGTGGTGCAGTGAATCATGTGAAACCGAGATTTGGGTTTGGGAGTGGTTTTAACGTGAAGCCTACCGGCAATGGAGGTTTGACTGCTAGTATAAGCAGCAGTGCGAATGGTGCAGGTGCTAGTCATTCCGCTTCGCAGTCCTTCTCATTTGGATTTAACGAAGGATTCAGTGCATCACATTCAGCGAGCCAAGCGTCTTCTTTCAATGGATTCGGaaa CGGGTTCAGCGGGAGCCAAGCAAGCAGTCAAGCAGCATCATTTAACGGAGCTGGTGCATCTGGATCCACTTCTTCGGCCTCCGCTCTAGGTGGCGGCTTCAACGGATTGTCGGGAAGCCAAAGTGCCTCGTCTGGATTTGGATTCAACTCACTGAATAACTTTCCAAATGACCca GTCTCATTTGGAGACGGTCTTCTAGACGTCAGACATCGTGGAGTGCCAAACTTCTCGTTCCCTGACCTCGCCAGAAGACACAAAGCTCTCACTGCTGCCACCTTCAAGTCTTTACCTTTTGGGAACAATGACGACTTCCTAGCTCTACTAGTTTCTAATTAA
- the LOC120630266 gene encoding uncharacterized protein LOC120630266, with protein sequence MTLSCNNCRVVICELLTYVKAKLSVADEDSIVRICAATFSLEEIEESYKLLVDSLPQDLRKTARRGKGKENRFLNDIISLFKGTDPDVLPVFVARDLDKLPPITFDHLDVSKLLKDLAVVQAEIKDIKSSYVTIDQLEKVRTECQSYRYTSPPFSAAKVNMKRGAFRDSGPIGLSQLDDTIITNHSDRPNVESSSPRDLSLNYRSINYMEGSAADSYKSQRIRSGEGARAAEQVSAEGAGGAGDVSSQPAVSALSAQTASETAPIRAAGVLSFAEVTKTEGEWNVVQCRKPKTRSYRYQGVAGVSNDENCNFKAVERKVPIFITMIHKDTTEKDIMDYVYNKTKEHINLEKISFLRGNKDYNAYKFFVSERKIEIFLDATLWPEGQWCERGGDEYRERPYPDC encoded by the exons ATGACGTTATCGTGCAATAATTGTAGGGTCGTAATATGTGAATTATTAACGTACGTAAAAGCAAAATTGTCTGTGGCTGATGAAGACAGCATTGTGAGGATTTGTGCCGCGACCTTCTCATTGGAGGAGATCGAGGAAAGTTATAAATTGCTCGTCGATTCCCTACCGCAGGATCTGCGTAAAACTGCGAGGAGAGGAAAAGGCAAAGAAAACCGTTTTTTAAACGACATAATCAGTCTTTTTAAGGGCACTGACCCTGATGTTTTGCCAGTGTTTGTAGCGAGAGACTTAGATAAGTTACCCCCGATTACGTTTGACCACCTTGACGTCTCAAAACTACTCAAGGATCTGGCCGTTGTGCAGGCCGAGATAAAAGATATTAAGTCGTCATATGTAACTATCGACCAGCTGGAAAAAGTGAGAACTGAGTGCCAAAGTTACCGATATACATCGCCGCCCTTCTCAGCTGCAAAGGTGAATATGAAAAGAGGCGCATTTCGGGACAGTGGGCCCATTGGATTGTCGCAACTCGATGATACGATCATTACAAATCACAGCGATCGTCCTAACGTTGAGTCGTCATCTCCGAGAGATCTTAGTTTAAACTATAGGAGCATAAATTATATGGAAGGTAGTGCGGCGGATAGTTATAAATCTCAACGTATCCGGAGCGGCGAAGGCGCGCGCGCGGCGGAGCAGGTGAGCGCCgagggcgcgggcggcgcgggtGATGTGTCATCGCAACCAGCGGTGAGTGCGCTGAGCGCTCAGACGGCCAGCGAGACGGCTCCGATCCGGGCAGCGGGTGTGTTGTCGTTCGCTGAGGTGACTAAGACGGAAGGCGAGTGGAATGTTGTACAGTGTCGGAAACCGAAAACGAGATCGTATCGTTACCAGGGAGTCGCGGGGGTCTCCAATGACGAGAATTGTAACTTTAAAGCCGTCGAAAGAAAAGTCCCAATTTTTATTACCATGATACACAAAGACACCACGGAGAAGGATATTATGGATTACGTCTATAACAAAACGAAAGAGCATATCAATCTCGAAAAGATTTCCTTTTTACGAGGAAACAAGGACTATAACGCGTACAAATTTTTTGTATCAGAGcggaaaatagaaatatttttagatgCAACACTCTGGCCGGAGGGA CAGTGGTGCGAACGGGGTGGCGACGAATACCGTGAACGGCCCTACCCCGACTGTTAA